The DNA region AGCTACTACAGGTGGATTTTTAAAATCAGGGAATACAACTCTTTTAATTGGTGTTGAAGAGGAGAAAGTTGAGCATGTCTTGGGCATATTAAAGGAAGAGTGTAAAGCTAGAAAACAAGTGGTAACATCACCATCACCAGTGGCAGGCTCTACAGGGGTATATGTACCATATCCAGTAGAAATTGAAATAGGAGGAGCTACAGTTTTCGTGTTAGATGTAGATCAGCATTTAAAGATTTAGATCTTTGGAGGGTAACTAATGAGTTTTGAAGATATAATTGGGCATGAGAACATAAAGGAACAAATGATGAGAGCTATAGAAAAAGGAGTATTATCTCATGCACATCTTATAATAGGAGAAGATGGAATTGGAAAGAGTACCATAGCTAAGGCTATGGCTCTTAAAATTCTAGGAAAAACTAAGGATATTCAATATCCAGATATAATTCAGTGGAAAATCCCTAATAAGGAAAAGTCATTAAAAGTAGACCACATAAGACAGCTTATAGAAGAGATAAATAAGAAGCCTTATGAAGGTGATAAAAAAGTAGTAATAGTATACCAGGCTGATAAAATGACTGAGCAAGCTCAAAATGCTTTGTTAAAAACCATAGAGGAACCTCCTAAGGGTGTATTTATAATTCTACTCTGTGATAAGCTACAGGTAATACTGGAAACTATAAAATCTAGGTGTCAAATACATACGTTAAGAGCTTTAGGGGA from Haloimpatiens massiliensis includes:
- a CDS encoding cyclic-di-AMP receptor codes for the protein MKLVIVIVQDDVSADLIDTLTESGYRITKLATTGGFLKSGNTTLLIGVEEEKVEHVLGILKEECKARKQVVTSPSPVAGSTGVYVPYPVEIEIGGATVFVLDVDQHLKI